A stretch of Prunus dulcis chromosome 6, ALMONDv2, whole genome shotgun sequence DNA encodes these proteins:
- the LOC117632497 gene encoding trafficking protein particle complex subunit 6b isoform X2: MGREVSESCVDSLLTEMVSMYCNRLYANKPELAASRIDAIGYQVGHQLSERYTMERPRFTDHLDAIKFICKDFWSELFKKQIDNLKTNHRGTFVLQDNRFRWVSRMSLDPSSENGDLSQENSEAADESKAAQEPNMHLHFSCGVIKGALHNLGIACAVSADTSQLPACSFVVRIKP, translated from the exons atgggtagAGAGGTCTCAGAGAGCTGCGTGGACAGTCTACTAACAGAGATGGTCTCTATGTACTGCAATCGACTATACGCCAATAAGCCTGAGCTTGCCGCCAGCAGGATCGACGCTATTGGCTACCAGGTCGGCCATCAGCTCTCCGAGCG GTACACAATGGAGAGGCCTCGGTTTACTGATCATCTAGATGCAATTAAGTTCATCTGCAAGGACTTCTGGTCCGAGCTCTTCAAGAAGCAGATAGACAACTTAAAGACCAATCATAGG GGTACTTTTGTATTGCAAGATAATCGATTTCGTTGGGTTTCACGCATGTCCCTTGATCCGTCTTCTGAAAACGGAGACTTATCTCAAGAGAATTCTGAGGCTGCGGATGAAAGCAAGGCAGCACAAGAACCAAACATGCATCTCCATTTCTCATGTGGAGTCATAAAGGGGGCTCTTCATAACTTGGGGATTGCTTGTGCTGTTTCTGCTGACACATCCCAGCTTCCTGCTT GTTCATTTGTGGTTCGTATAAAGCCCTGA
- the LOC117632497 gene encoding trafficking protein particle complex subunit 6b isoform X1 — MGREVSESCVDSLLTEMVSMYCNRLYANKPELAASRIDAIGYQVGHQLSERYTMERPRFTDHLDAIKFICKDFWSELFKKQIDNLKTNHRGTFVLQDNRFRWVSRMSLDPSSENGDLSQENSEAADESKAAQEPNMHLHFSCGVIKGALHNLGIACAVSADTSQLPACGSSLIREQWRTQP, encoded by the exons atgggtagAGAGGTCTCAGAGAGCTGCGTGGACAGTCTACTAACAGAGATGGTCTCTATGTACTGCAATCGACTATACGCCAATAAGCCTGAGCTTGCCGCCAGCAGGATCGACGCTATTGGCTACCAGGTCGGCCATCAGCTCTCCGAGCG GTACACAATGGAGAGGCCTCGGTTTACTGATCATCTAGATGCAATTAAGTTCATCTGCAAGGACTTCTGGTCCGAGCTCTTCAAGAAGCAGATAGACAACTTAAAGACCAATCATAGG GGTACTTTTGTATTGCAAGATAATCGATTTCGTTGGGTTTCACGCATGTCCCTTGATCCGTCTTCTGAAAACGGAGACTTATCTCAAGAGAATTCTGAGGCTGCGGATGAAAGCAAGGCAGCACAAGAACCAAACATGCATCTCCATTTCTCATGTGGAGTCATAAAGGGGGCTCTTCATAACTTGGGGATTGCTTGTGCTGTTTCTGCTGACACATCCCAGCTTCCTGCTT GTGGCTCATCTTTAATTAGAGAACAGTGGCGAACTCAGCCATAA